Genomic segment of Streptomyces sp. NBC_01210:
ACGCGCTCTACAACCCGGAGTACGGACTGCTCAACGGGGCACTGACCTGGATCGGCGAGCTGTTCGGCGACACGTCCCCGGCCCAGCCCGACTGGATATCCGGCATGCCGCTCATCGCCGTCGAAGCGGCGCTCGTCTGGCAGTGGACGCCGTTCATGATGCTGATCCTGCTCGCGGGACTGCAGAGCAGGCCCGCCGAGATGATGGAGGCGGCGCGCCTCGACGGAGCGAGCGCCTGGCAGACCTTCCGCTATCTGACCCTGCCGCATCTGCGCCGCTACCTCGAACTGGGCGTCCTGCTCGGCTCGGTGTACATCGTGCAGAACTTCGACGCGGTGTTCACGATCACCTCCGGAGGACTCGGCACCGCCAACCTCCCGTACACGATTTACCAGACCTTCTACCAAGCCCACGAGTACGGACTGGCGTCCGCCGCGGGAGTCGTCGTGGTGATCGGCACGATGATCATCGCGACATTCGCGCTCCGGGTGGTCTCGTCCCTCTTCCGTGAGGAGGGGAACCGCGCATGACCGCCACCACGGCCGCCCCGGCTGCTTCGACACTGCTGCCACCCGCCGCCCGCAGGGCCAGGCGCCGCACCGCAGCGCTCGGCCTGCTGGCCTGGGTGGCGGGCATCGGGTTCTGTCTGCCGGCCGCATGGATGCTGCTGACCTCACTGCACTCGGAGGCGGACGCGGCGACCAATCCGCCCTCGCTCGGCGCGCCCTTGACCCTCGCCGGCTACCGGGAGTTCTTCGGCGCGGGCGGCGGCCCCAGCCCGTGGCCGTCCCTGATCAACTCCCTGACCGCGTCTGCCTTCTCCACGCTGCTGGTGCTCGTCCTCGCCCTCCCGGCGGCGTACGCACTCTCCATCCGGCGCGTACGCAAGTGGACGGACGTGATGTTCTTCTTCCTGTCCACCAAGATGCTCCCGGTCGTCGCCGGTCTGCTGCCCGTCTACCTCTTCGCGAAGAACGCCGGGATGCTGGACAACATCTGGCTCCTCGTCATTCTCTACACCTCGATGAATCTGCCGATCGCGGTCTGGATGATGCAGTCCTTCCTCGCGGACGTACCCGTCTCCATCATCGAAGCCGCGCAGGTCGACGGCGCCCGGCTGCCGACCGTGCTGGCCCGGGTCGTAGCGCCGGTGGCCGCTCCCGGGATCGCGGCAACCGCCCTGATCTGCTTCATCTTCAGCTGGAACGAGCTGCTCTTCGCCCGCGTGCTCACCGGCGTGGTCGCCCAGACCGCGCCCGTCTATCTGACCGGATTCGTCACCAGTCAGGGCCTGTTCCTCGCCCAGCTGTGCGCCGCGTCCGTCGTTGTGTCCCTGCCGGTGCTCGCCGCCGGTTACGCCGCCCAGGACAAGCTCGTCCAGGGCCTTTCCCTTGGAGCTGTTAAATGAGGGCAGCGATCGTCGAAGGCCCCGGCAAGGTCTCCGTCACGACGGTTCCCGACCCCACCCCGGGACCGCGGGAGGTCGTCGTCTCGGTGGCCTCGTGCGGTCTGTGCGGCACTGATCTGCACATTCTGCAGGGCGAGTTCGCGCCCACGCTGCCGATCCTGCCCGGCCATGAGTTCGCCGGTGAGATCGTGGGCATCGGGAGGGATGTCACCGAACTGGCCGTCGGCGACAAGGTCGCGGTCGACCCGTCCCTGCACTGTCACGAATGCCGCTACTGCCGGGCGGGACGCGGCAACCTCTGCGACCGGTGGGCGGCCATCGGCGTCACCGTGCCCGGCGGTGCGGCCGAGTTCGCCGTCGCCCCCGTCGCGAACTGCGTACGCCTGCCGGATCACATCGACGTCAGGGACGCGGCGCTGATCGAGCCGCTGTCCTGCGCGGTCCGCGGATACGACGTGCTCAACAGCAGCACCCTCGGCGCCAAGGTGCTGATCTACGGCTCGGGGACCATGGGCCTGATGATGCTGGAGCTCGCCAAACGCACAGGCGCCGCGGGCGTGGACATCCTCGACGTCAATCCGGACCGCCTCGCGACGGCCTCGCTCCTCGGCTGTTCCCGCTCGGCAGCCACCGCCGAGGAGCTGGAGCAGCCGGGCGGCTGGGACTTCGTCATCGACGCGACCGGCAATGCGGGGGCCATCCAGGACGGCCTCGGACGGGTCGCCAAGGGAGGCACCTTCCTGCAGTTCGGGGTCGCCGACTACGCGACGACCGCGGTGATCGAGCCGTACCGGATCTACAACCAGGAGATCACCATCACCGGCTCCATGGCGGTGCTGCACAGCTATGAGCGGGCCGCCGCGCTCTTCGCGACCGGGGTGCTCGACCCGTCCGTCTTCATCAGCGACCGGCTGCCGCTGGACCAGTACCCCGAAGCCATCGACCGGTTCAAGGCGGGCATCGGCCGCAAGATCGTGGTGGAGCCGTGAGCGACGGGCCCGACGGAGTCCTGGTACTGGGCGAAGCGCTCGTCGATCTCGTCCCCGTGCCGAGCGAGCCGGACGTCAGGCGCGCGCAGCCCGGCGGCGCACCCGCCAATGTGGCGGTCGGCCTCGCGCGCCTCGGCATGCCCGTCGCCTTCGCCGGAGCGCTCGGCGGTGACGGCTTCGCGCGGAGCATCGAACGGCGGTTGGCGGACGCCGGCGTGGACCTCACCCGCTGCGCCCGCTCCGACCTCCCCACGGCACTGGCGGTCGCCGATCCGGGGGAGACGGGGACCGGCTACCACTTCCACCTCCAGTCCACCGCGACCTTCCGGTTCCCGGACCGGGCGGCCGACGTCGGGCGCTTCGGCGCGGTGTACGTGGGAGGCCTGGCCGCGGTCGTCGAACCGGCGGCGCAGGCCGTCGCCTCGACCGCGCAGGCGGCCGCCCGGCACTCGCTGGTGGTGGTGGACCCCAATGTGCGCGAGGACCGTACGATCGATCCCCGCCGGAGCCTGGGGCTGCTCCGTGATCTGTGCGCGCTGGCCCATGTGGTGAAGGCGAGCGACGAGGACCTGCTGCGGCTGTGGCCGGACAGGGATCCGGACGAGAGCTGCCGCAGGCTTGCCGGGGAGGGGCGCCTGGTGGTGATGACACGCGGCTCCCGCGGCGCCGCCGCCTACACCCCGGCCGGTCCGCCCGTCTGCGTACCGGCCGTCCCGGTCGATGTGGTCAACACCATCGGCGCCGGGGACGCCTTCATGGCGGGCGTCCTCGCCTGGCTCGGCACCAGGGCCGGCTGGGATCGCACGCTGAGCCCGGACCGTGCGGTGGGCATGCTGGAGTTCGCGGCACAGGTGGCGGCTTCGGTCGTCACCCAGACGGGAACCGAGCCGACGGCCCCCGCCCACGCGTGACCACTCACCCCGCCGGATCCCCTTCCGGCGGGGCGAGCCGCTCCCGGTCTCGCCGATGCGTCCGTGTACGGGGGCGGCCGCGTTCAGGCCGCTGCGGCCACGAGCTCCTTGGTCGTCACCACCGTCGCGAAGCCTCCGCCGTGCAGTGACACGGCCGACGCCTGCGCCAGTTCGTCCGCGGTCCGCCGCCAGCCGAACGGCCCCTCAAGATCGAACGTGTACGTCGCGTCCAGCGCGAAGAGCACCTCGTACCCAAGGTTTCCACCCATCCGTGCCGTCGTCTCCGCGCACATATTGGTCTGGATCCCGGCCACCACGAACTGCGAGATGCCCTCAGCCCTGAACCACGCGTCCAGGTCCGGCGTCCCGTAGAAGGCCGAATTCACGGTCTTCGTCACAAACAGCTCCGCCGCGGCCCCCTTTCCGCGCCGCTGCTCGACGTACTCCTTGAAGCCGTTCCCCTCGTGTCCCTGCCGCAGCGGCGAGTCCGGCTTCGACGAGTCGTGCCGGACGAAGACGACCGGCCGCCCCGTGGCCTGCCATACGTCGATGAGCGAGGCGATGTTCTCGTCAGCCTCCGGGTTGTTCCGCCGACCCCAGAAGTCCAGCTCATCGAAGCCCTTCTGTACGTCCACCACGACCAGTGCTGCGCTCTCTGCAATCTTCATGTCCACGATCCTGCCGCCCCGGTCCACTCGGCCCCAGAGGTGCACAAGTCAGCGATCGATGGTTTACTGCCACGGTGTCCGCCGACCCCGTCCCGTACCGTGTCGCCCTCGTCAGCTTCCCGGGCGTACGAGCCTTCGACGTCTCGGTCATCACCGAGGTCTGGGGCACGGATCGCACCGACCGCGGCGTCCCCGCCTTCGACCTGCGCCGCGTCGCCGCCGACACCACGCCCGTCCGCATGCGCGGGGGTCTCAGCCTCACCCCCGACCGCACCCTCGCCTGGCTGGCTCGTGCTGATCTGATCCTGGTCCCCGGCCTGGACGACCATCTCACCCGCGCCCCGGAACCAGTACTCGAGGCCCTGCGCCGCGCACACGTCCGCGGCACCACCATCGCCGCCCTGTGCGGCGGCGCCTTCACACTCGCCCAGGCCGGGCTCCTCGATGGCCGCCGCGCGGTTACACACTGGAACCTCGTCGATCTGCTCCGCGCCCATCACCCTCGCGTCACCGTCGAATCCGACGCGCTCTTCATCGAGGACGGCAGCATCTGGACCGCCGCCGGTACGGCCGCCGGCATCGACCTGTGCCTGCACTTGGTCCGCACGGCTCACGGCGCCGAGGCGGCCGCGACGATCGCCCGCTCGATGGTCACGGCCCCCTTCCGTACCGGGACCCAGGCCCAGTTCATCGAACACCCCACCCCGCGCACCGACCGCGACGCCGACGCCCTCGCATCCGTGCGCGAATACGCCCTCCATCACCTCCACGAACCGCTTGGCGTCGCCGACCTCGCCGCCCACGCGGGCATGTCGGCACGTTCCTTCGCCCGCCACTTCGCCGCGGCCACCGGCGCGACGCCCCTGCGCTGGCTCCTGGACCAGCGCATCGCCGCCGCCCAGAAGCTCCTCGAACACACCGACCTGCCCATGCCCGAGGTCGCCCGCCGTACGGGTTTCGGCAGCGAGATCACGATGCGCCAGCACTTCGCCGCGCGCCTCGCCACCAGCCCGCGCGCCTGCCGCGCCTCCTTCGCCTCCCACGCGTCGCGCGGACCGGGCACCGAACCCCCGGCGTCGGCCCACGCCTGACGGCTCGCCGCGCCGGTTCGTCCTTCCGTGGACGGGGCAGCCGGGCACGTTTCAGCGCAGGGCCGCGGGGACGCGGGTGCGCAGGGTCTCGTTCTCGATGGTGTCGGCGTAACGCCAGGCTGCGGCGGCTGCTCGACGTAGGGGAAGCCGCGCCCCCCGCGGACGTCTCCGCCGCCTTGGACCTCCCCGAGGGCGGTACGGCGCTGCTGCGTCGCCAGGTGCTCATGCTCGACGACGAGCCGGCGGAACTGGTCACGTCCTACTACCCGCTGGACATCGCCCGGGGTACGGCGATGATGGAGCGCCGCAAGATCAAGGGCGGCACGCCGACGCTCCTCGCCGAATTGGGGTACCCGCCTCGGCTGAGCGTGGACAGGATCTCCGCGCGAGTGCCTACGCAGCAGCAGTCCAGGTCACTGCAACTTCCCAGCGATCTGCCGGTCCTTCGGACCCTGCGCGTGGTTTACAGCGACCACGATCGCCCCATCGAAGCCACCGTCATGGTCAAGGCAGGTCATCTCTACGAGCTTCAGTACGAGTTCACCCCGGAGTGACAGGCCAACCGTTGGGAGCATCCGCGCCAGACCTGGCCGCCTCCCGCCCGTGGCCCCTCACCAGGGCGCGACACCCTCTTCCGTGATGAAGGCCCGGTCGGGCAGCTCATCGGGGGCTGCGGTGGCGAAGCGCACAACGGTCCGTGCGCCGTCGCGAACTGTCTTCGTACCCGCGAAGTTGTTCATGTCCGTCGCGACGTATCCGGGAGAGACCGAGCAGACGGTGACGCCCGATTCCCTCAGCTGGTCGGCGAGGAGCACTGAGGTCATGTTCAGGGCCACCTTGGACGCACAGTACGGAATGAGGTCCGCTCGTCCCGCCGGTCCGCTTCCCGTGGTCCGTGCGAAGGTGGCCAGCGCGCTGGTCACATTCACCACCCGGCCCCCAGCGGTGCGCAGCGCGGGCAGCAACGCCTGCGTGAGCGCGAACGCTCCGACGAAGTTCGTCTCGAGCGTGCTCCTCAGCGTCTCGACGGAAATCTCGTCGAGGGGCAGGCGTTCCCCCCGGACCACTCCGCTCACTCCTGCGTTGTTGACGAGGATGTCGAGACGGCCGAAAGATCCGTCGACGAGCTCGGCGACCGACCGGATCGTTTTCTCCTCGGTCACATCCAGCCGTGCGAATCGGATGTCACCGCCCTCGGCCGCGAGTTCGGCCGCAGCGGCGCTGCCCAGCTCGTCGTTCCGGGCGGTGAGCAGAACGCTCATCCCCAGCGCCGCGAGTTGTCGGCTGATCTCCTTGCCGAGCCCCTTGTTGGCGCCGGTCACCAGTGCCGTACGCCGTGGGGTGGCTTCGTGCCGCTCGGAGTCCATCATCCTCGGCTCCGTTCCTCAGCGGCGGGCGACGCCGTCCCGGGCCTGGCGGCGGGGGCGGCCTGCGCTTGCGGCGGCGGGGTGACACGCAGCCAGAACAGGCTGATGAGCAGTGCGACGCCGGCGACGACGGTGGAGAAGGCGAAGACGCCCACATACGCGTCGAGGTTCGTGCCGCCGCCGTCCTCGGTGCGCTGCTGCACGATCACCGCCAGTGCGGCGATGCCCAGCGCGCCACCGAATTGCCGTGCGGTGGTGTTCATACCGCTTGCCGCGGCGAACCGGGTGGGCGGAGCGCTCAGCGCCGCCGCAGCCGAGGTCCCCATTGTGGCCGCCCCCATGCCGATGCCGACCAGGCATCCCGCGGGCAGCCAGAAGGTCAGGAACGAGGGGGTGTCGGTGAGCCCGAAGACCATCCAGAGACCGCACGCCAGGAAGGCCAGCAACCCGGACAGCGTGGCGCCTCGGGGTCCGCCCAGTCGCGGGGCCAGCCGGCTCATGGCCAGCGCGGCGACGGACGCCGCGACCGCGCCCGGTGTCATGGCAAAGCCCGCCTTGAGCTCGGAGTAGTGCCAGGAGCCGGTCAGGTAGAGCACGCTGACGAGCAGCCACGGGTATTGCGCCATGCCGTACAGGAGCGACACCACGTTCGTGACGGCGAAGGAGCGATTGCCCAGCAGAGACGTCTCGAGGGCAGGCGCCGGATGCTTCCTGGAGCGCAGCACGGCGACGACCGCACCGGCGGCTCCGCCCAGCAGGCAGGCCAGTGTCCTGCCGTCCCACCAGCCCCAGGTGCCGCCCTCCGTGACTCCCACGGTCATTGCACCGACCGCGAGAGCGACCAGAAGGGTGCCCAGCGGGTCCGGAATCTGCCTCTTGTCCGAGCCGGCGGGGCGGGGCAGCAGCCGTACGGCCGCGATAATCAGCAGGAGACCGAAGGGGAGGTTGACGTAGAACACAGAGCGCCAGCCGAACAGGTCGACCAGCACCCCGCCGACGCTGGGGCCGACCGCCGCGGCGAACGCCGAGGCCGCGCTCCACAAGCCGATCGACTTCACCCGTTGGTCTGCCGGCCCGTCGAGCAGCAGGATCGCCAGCGATGCCGGGATCATCGCGGCGGCGCCCACCCCCTGCAGCCCGCGGGTCGCGATGAGTACAGGGAGGTTGGGCGCAACACCGCACAGCAGCGAGGCCACGGTGAAGATCCCGATGCCGAGAAGGAAGAGACGTCTCCGGCCCAGTACGTCCGCCAGCCGCCCGGCCGGCACCAGGAGCGCCGCGAACATCACCGCGTAGGCGCTGATGACCCAGGAGAGATTGGGTAAGGAGGCGGTGGGGAAGTCCTTGGACAGATCCGGCACCGCCAGGTTGGTGACCGTGGAGTCGAGCATCGCGAGGAAGGTGCCCCCTGACGCCGTCAGAGTCACCGCGAGGTATCCCCGCCGCTTGCGGGCCGGTTCGGATGTCGTCACTACTCAGCACTCCCGAAAAAACTGGATGCGGAAAGGCCGGATCCGGCCTTCAGATATGTAGGTTGCGCACCGTCAGACGTCGGCGCCGCCCAGCGTGATCACCTTCTCGACCTGCTCGATCCTGGTGCGGTCGAGATCGCTTGCGATCTTCTCGTCCTGCTCCATGAGGGAGTCGAGATCGTGATGCTCGTAGCCGATGATTCCCATCTCACCGAACGCATGCTTCATCTTCCGTCCGAAGAGGCCGATGTCCTTGAGTGTCGGCACAATGCGGGAGAAGAGATGGCTGCGGAAGGCACGGAAGTGCTCGGAGTTGCGCATGAACTCGATGCACTCGTCCGCATCGATGTCGAGATTGTGCCAGACCTCTTCGCCGACGAACCGCTCCTGCATCTGGTAGCACGCCTCGATGCAGAACTCTTCACGCTCGTCCCGTTCCGCCTGGGTGAGTTCGGGGTAGTACTCGCGAAGCGCGAGCCGGCCGAATGCCACATGCCGGGCCTCGTCCTGCATCACGTAGGTATTGAGTGCCTGGGCGAGCGGCTCCGTGGCGTTGTCCCGGATCAGCCCGAACGCGGCCAGTGCCAGCCCTTCGATGAGAACCTGCATGCCCAGGTATGTCATGTCCCAGCGGGAGTCGGATACGACGTCATTGAGGATGGACTTGAGGCTGGGATTGATCGGGTATGCCAGCCCCAGTTTCTCTCTGAGGTAGCGCGAATAGACCTCGACGTGCCGGGCCTCGTCCATCACCTGAGTTGCCGCATAGAACTTGGAATCAAGATCGGGCACAGTATGAACGATCTTCGAAGAGCAGATTAGTGCACCCTGCTCACCGTGCAGGAATTGCGAGAACTGCCAAGAAGCGAGGTGATGGCGAATAACGCCCTTGTCCTTCTGGCTGAGCTTGTCCCATACTCGGGATCCATAGATGGCAATTGTCTGTTCCGGCACGCCCATGGGGTTGCTGATGTCGATGTCGATCGACCAGTCAATCCGCTCGGCCGCATCCCACTGTTTCTGCTTGCCCTTCTCGTACAGACTGAGCAGCCGGTCGCGGCCCTCGTCGTACTCCCAGTCGAACACCGTCGTTCCCCCACCGGGAACTTGCCACCGTGTCTGTTCGACCGGGAGTGCATAGATTCGTGTGCTCACGCGCGTTCCTCCAAACAGCGACAGCCCGCGCACTCGGACAGAGCAGGTGCACGGGTCAGAGGAAGTACGCGCCAAGTCTGGTCCACTCAAGGCTCACTAGGCACTGGGGATAACCCTGGGCAGGGACAGGGGTCGATCAGTCTCGCCCGTGCCTGCTTGTCGGCCCAAACCCCCCGGATCCGGATACCGGCAACCCGGCCGGGCCGGCGGCGCCCCACCGCCGCCGCGTCACGGTGCAAAACAAGACACCCACAATTGATCTCCCCTTGTGGCCACCGCGAATCAGCCATTATTTTCAGCAAGTTCAGGTCAAACTCCTCGCCCATGCCGTGCCCCGCGGGGCTCACCCCGCGCGCGATTCGAACACTCCCTGCCTACGAACTCATGTCGAAGACGGCGGTCGGCATGCAGATTGCAGGGGTAATGGCAATATGCACGTCACATCGAGCACCTGTGCGGTCACCCGCCCTGCTGCTAATGTGCGAAGCGTAGTGTGCGAAGCACGGGGGAGCGGTCCGCACCAACGCGGATGTGCGCCCTACTGCCACGACGGGGGGGCGATGGCACGTACCGGCCGTAATCTACGTCAGTTAGCTATTTCACCCGATTCGGAAATGTGGGATACAGCAGAATCTGCAACCACTCCCGCACAAACAGAGACTCTCGCCGGACGGCGAGATGTCTTGAGTGCGCTGAGTGGCGCCCTCCGTCAGGTAGGGGCGCGGCAGCCAGTTGCCCGGCTTGTCAAAATAACGGGAGACCCAGGCATTGGCAAGACTGCGGTACTGGGCAAGTTCGCCGGCATCGCCCGTTCCGGAAACTCCCATGTATTCACCGGCAGGGTCAATCGACATGATGATGACGCACCATTCGGTCTGATCTCGGACGCGTTCGACGACCAGCATGATCTCGTGCGCGCAGCAGTGGAGGGGCTTCCCCCCTGGCAGCGCGAGGATTTGAACACGGTGCTCCGGCTGACCATGGACTTCGACCGAGAACGTGCGGCGGACGCTGTGAAGTCCATGGCACAGACCGGCTTCCGCGCCGTACGCGAATTTCTGGAACAGCTGTCCGTGCCCAGGCTGGTTCTTGTCCTTGACGACTATCACGTCGCCGATCCAGCCTCCGTTGAACTCCTGGCGAGTCTGTTGCGCAGGCCACCGCGGGCTCCTGTGCTGTTCGCGCTCGCCTATCGGAATCGGCAGGCAACCCCATCGCTGCAGGCGGCCCTCCGCGGCCGGTCCGAGCAGGTGATCGTCGAGCACATACACCTGGAACCGCTTCTGGAAGAGGAAGTGGGCGAGATGCTGGCCGGTGAGGCCACCGCGTTCAACCGCCGGCACCTGTACCGGGAGAGTGGTGGAAACCCGGGATATCTGAAGGCGCTCATCTCCGAACAGCCGGTCTTCACCGCACGTGACGATCTGTCCCGGCTGAACCAGACCCCACGCTTTGGCAACTACGCCCGGTACACCGAGGAACTGGCCCCCCTGCGACCGGAGATGAGGGAGGTGGCGGATGCCGCCGCGGTCGTCGGCCACGAGTTCGAAGCCGGGCTGCTCACT
This window contains:
- a CDS encoding carbohydrate ABC transporter permease, whose product is MNPQVRSKPARQPKERKGGVRAWATRAPLLPALVFLIAVTQLPFVATLVISLFDWNSLNPDARSFAGLSNYTSVVTDPELRDSVFTTVLLTASVVVATVVLGLLLALLLDRSFFGRGMVRTLLITPFLIVPVSAALLWKHALYNPEYGLLNGALTWIGELFGDTSPAQPDWISGMPLIAVEAALVWQWTPFMMLILLAGLQSRPAEMMEAARLDGASAWQTFRYLTLPHLRRYLELGVLLGSVYIVQNFDAVFTITSGGLGTANLPYTIYQTFYQAHEYGLASAAGVVVVIGTMIIATFALRVVSSLFREEGNRA
- a CDS encoding carbohydrate ABC transporter permease — translated: MTATTAAPAASTLLPPAARRARRRTAALGLLAWVAGIGFCLPAAWMLLTSLHSEADAATNPPSLGAPLTLAGYREFFGAGGGPSPWPSLINSLTASAFSTLLVLVLALPAAYALSIRRVRKWTDVMFFFLSTKMLPVVAGLLPVYLFAKNAGMLDNIWLLVILYTSMNLPIAVWMMQSFLADVPVSIIEAAQVDGARLPTVLARVVAPVAAPGIAATALICFIFSWNELLFARVLTGVVAQTAPVYLTGFVTSQGLFLAQLCAASVVVSLPVLAAGYAAQDKLVQGLSLGAVK
- a CDS encoding zinc-dependent alcohol dehydrogenase family protein, coding for MRAAIVEGPGKVSVTTVPDPTPGPREVVVSVASCGLCGTDLHILQGEFAPTLPILPGHEFAGEIVGIGRDVTELAVGDKVAVDPSLHCHECRYCRAGRGNLCDRWAAIGVTVPGGAAEFAVAPVANCVRLPDHIDVRDAALIEPLSCAVRGYDVLNSSTLGAKVLIYGSGTMGLMMLELAKRTGAAGVDILDVNPDRLATASLLGCSRSAATAEELEQPGGWDFVIDATGNAGAIQDGLGRVAKGGTFLQFGVADYATTAVIEPYRIYNQEITITGSMAVLHSYERAAALFATGVLDPSVFISDRLPLDQYPEAIDRFKAGIGRKIVVEP
- a CDS encoding PfkB family carbohydrate kinase, whose translation is MSDGPDGVLVLGEALVDLVPVPSEPDVRRAQPGGAPANVAVGLARLGMPVAFAGALGGDGFARSIERRLADAGVDLTRCARSDLPTALAVADPGETGTGYHFHLQSTATFRFPDRAADVGRFGAVYVGGLAAVVEPAAQAVASTAQAAARHSLVVVDPNVREDRTIDPRRSLGLLRDLCALAHVVKASDEDLLRLWPDRDPDESCRRLAGEGRLVVMTRGSRGAAAYTPAGPPVCVPAVPVDVVNTIGAGDAFMAGVLAWLGTRAGWDRTLSPDRAVGMLEFAAQVAASVVTQTGTEPTAPAHA
- a CDS encoding cysteine hydrolase family protein: MKIAESAALVVVDVQKGFDELDFWGRRNNPEADENIASLIDVWQATGRPVVFVRHDSSKPDSPLRQGHEGNGFKEYVEQRRGKGAAAELFVTKTVNSAFYGTPDLDAWFRAEGISQFVVAGIQTNMCAETTARMGGNLGYEVLFALDATYTFDLEGPFGWRRTADELAQASAVSLHGGGFATVVTTKELVAAAA
- a CDS encoding GlxA family transcriptional regulator, with protein sequence MSADPVPYRVALVSFPGVRAFDVSVITEVWGTDRTDRGVPAFDLRRVAADTTPVRMRGGLSLTPDRTLAWLARADLILVPGLDDHLTRAPEPVLEALRRAHVRGTTIAALCGGAFTLAQAGLLDGRRAVTHWNLVDLLRAHHPRVTVESDALFIEDGSIWTAAGTAAGIDLCLHLVRTAHGAEAAATIARSMVTAPFRTGTQAQFIEHPTPRTDRDADALASVREYALHHLHEPLGVADLAAHAGMSARSFARHFAAATGATPLRWLLDQRIAAAQKLLEHTDLPMPEVARRTGFGSEITMRQHFAARLATSPRACRASFASHASRGPGTEPPASAHA
- a CDS encoding SDR family NAD(P)-dependent oxidoreductase, translated to MMDSERHEATPRRTALVTGANKGLGKEISRQLAALGMSVLLTARNDELGSAAAAELAAEGGDIRFARLDVTEEKTIRSVAELVDGSFGRLDILVNNAGVSGVVRGERLPLDEISVETLRSTLETNFVGAFALTQALLPALRTAGGRVVNVTSALATFARTTGSGPAGRADLIPYCASKVALNMTSVLLADQLRESGVTVCSVSPGYVATDMNNFAGTKTVRDGARTVVRFATAAPDELPDRAFITEEGVAPW
- a CDS encoding MFS transporter → MTTSEPARKRRGYLAVTLTASGGTFLAMLDSTVTNLAVPDLSKDFPTASLPNLSWVISAYAVMFAALLVPAGRLADVLGRRRLFLLGIGIFTVASLLCGVAPNLPVLIATRGLQGVGAAAMIPASLAILLLDGPADQRVKSIGLWSAASAFAAAVGPSVGGVLVDLFGWRSVFYVNLPFGLLLIIAAVRLLPRPAGSDKRQIPDPLGTLLVALAVGAMTVGVTEGGTWGWWDGRTLACLLGGAAGAVVAVLRSRKHPAPALETSLLGNRSFAVTNVVSLLYGMAQYPWLLVSVLYLTGSWHYSELKAGFAMTPGAVAASVAALAMSRLAPRLGGPRGATLSGLLAFLACGLWMVFGLTDTPSFLTFWLPAGCLVGIGMGAATMGTSAAAALSAPPTRFAAASGMNTTARQFGGALGIAALAVIVQQRTEDGGGTNLDAYVGVFAFSTVVAGVALLISLFWLRVTPPPQAQAAPAARPGTASPAAEERSRG
- a CDS encoding ferritin-like domain-containing protein — its product is MSTRIYALPVEQTRWQVPGGGTTVFDWEYDEGRDRLLSLYEKGKQKQWDAAERIDWSIDIDISNPMGVPEQTIAIYGSRVWDKLSQKDKGVIRHHLASWQFSQFLHGEQGALICSSKIVHTVPDLDSKFYAATQVMDEARHVEVYSRYLREKLGLAYPINPSLKSILNDVVSDSRWDMTYLGMQVLIEGLALAAFGLIRDNATEPLAQALNTYVMQDEARHVAFGRLALREYYPELTQAERDEREEFCIEACYQMQERFVGEEVWHNLDIDADECIEFMRNSEHFRAFRSHLFSRIVPTLKDIGLFGRKMKHAFGEMGIIGYEHHDLDSLMEQDEKIASDLDRTRIEQVEKVITLGGADV